The proteins below come from a single Ochotona princeps isolate mOchPri1 chromosome 13, mOchPri1.hap1, whole genome shotgun sequence genomic window:
- the EIF4EBP2 gene encoding eukaryotic translation initiation factor 4E-binding protein 2 — protein sequence MSSSAGSGHQPSQSRAIPTRTVPISDAAQLPHDYCTTPGGTLFSTTPGGTRIIYDRKFLLDRRNSPMAQTPPCHLPNIPGVTSPGTLIEDSKVEVNNLNNLNNHDRKHAVGDDAQFEMDI from the exons ATGTCCTCGTCCGCCGGCAGCGGCCATCAGCCCAGCCAGAGCCGTGCCATCCCCACGCGCACCGTGCCCATCAGCGACGCCGCGCAGCTACCTCATGACTATTGCACCACGCCCGGAGGGACTCTCTTCTCCACCACGCCGGGAG GAACCCGAATCATTTATGATCGAAAGTTTTTGTTGGATCGTCGCAATTCTCCAATGGCTCAGACCCCGCCCTGTCATCTGCCCAATATTCCAGGAGTCACAAGCCCTGGCACCTTAATCGAAGACTCCAAAGTAGAAGTAAACAATTTGAACAACTTAAACAATCATGACCGGAAGCATGCAGTTG